AACCGTCCTCCGTTATGGTGGCATCGATGAAGTTCATCGGAGGGGCCCCGATGAAGCCCGCGACGAAGGTGTTGGCGGGCCTGTTGTAGACTTCGTCGGGAGTTCCGACCTGCTGGAGCACACCCTGGTTGATGACCGCTATCCTGTCGCCCATCGTCATTGCCTCCACCTGGTCGTGGGTGACGTAGATGGTGGTGACTCCGAGCTGCTTCTGGAGCCTCTTCAGCTCGGCGCGCATCTTGACACGGAGCTTGGCGTCGAGGTTGCTCAGCGGCTCGTCCATCAGGAAGACGTGCGGTTTTCTCACTATGGCCCTTCCGAGCGCAACACGCTGTCTCTGACCTCCAGAGAGCTCCCTCGGTTTCCTCTTCAGAAACTCGGTGAGGCCCAGCATCTCGGCGACTTCCCTGACCCTTTCGTCGATCTCGGCCTTCGGGACCTTTCTGAGCTTGAGGGGAAACGCAATGTTGTCGTAGACCGTCATGTGCGGATAGAGGGCGTAGCTCTGGAAGACCATGGCTATGTCCCTGTCCTTGGGCGGGACGAAGATCCCCTTTTCGGGGTCTGCCACGAGCGTATCCCCTATGTACACCTGCCCCCTGCTCGGCTCCTCCAGTCCCGCTATCATCCTCAGCGTCGTCGTCTTTCCGCAGCCGCTCGGGCCGAGGAGTATCATGAATTCTCCATCCTTAACCTCGAGGTTCATGTCTTTGACGGCGGTGAACTCCCCAAACTGCTTCCAGACGTTGATGAGCTTGACTTCGGCCATTCTATCACCTCAAAAATTTGAAATGAAAGGTCAGCGCCGCCTCCTGACGAGGAGCGGCAGCAGGGCGAGTCCCACCAGGGCGGCAGGGCCGCAGATGCCGCCTCCACCGCTGGTGGTAGTTGTGGTGGGGCTTGATGTGGTCGTTGGGGTCGTGCTCGGACTGGTGGTAGTGGTCTGGCTCGGTGAGCTCGTCGTGGATGTGGTGCTCGAACTGCTCGTCTCGCTGGTGGTCTCGGTCGGGGTCGGCTCCTCCCCGCCGCTGCCCTCCACGAGGGGTATCATGAGGACGGTGGCGGGCTTCATGTCCTTTGCGTCGTAGCTGCTCAGCTGCTCCTCCTGGGTCGGACTGAAGTCCTCAGGAACGAGTTCGTCAATGACCCGGGGTGCCACACCGTTTATTACCGCGTCCGCCTCTGCCCCCCCGGCCTTCCACTGCTCCGCCTCAACGGCCACTGGTCTCCACTTGTCGGGGCCGTAGCCGTCCTGGGAGCCGGTGATGACGGCCCCATAGAGCCCGTACTCTCCAACGTTCGGCAGGTACTTCTTCGGAACCTTGACTATTATGGCGTTCCTGACGGGGTCAGCTGAAATCTGCATCTCGCCCTGGTAGACGGTTCCGTTCGGGAGGATAATGAGGTTTCCGTAGTCCCATCCCGCGATTCTGAGGGCCACGTCCCACGGGTGGTGCGGGTCGAGCTGGACGTTGCTTCCGGGCCCGTCCGGGAACATCTTTATCGCCGAGATGTTTCCGCCGTCTCTGAAGTCGAAGTACGCTTCGATTATCTGGAGGCTGAAGCCGTTTGGACCGTTCCACGGGTTGCCGCCGAGATCCCTGAAGTAGAATTCGAGGGTCCAGTCATCGTCGCCCTCAGTCATCTTGAACTTGAGGAGATCGAAGACTCCCGGCTTGAAGACCGCGTCCGTTGGGTAGGTGTAGGTTCCGGGCCCGTGGTCGTCCCCCTCGGGGTCGCTCACAACGATGCCCTGCTTGAGGAGCGGTAGGGCCCTGACGGTGGCGAGCTTCATGTCGTTTGCATCGTAGCTGCTCAGCTGCTCCTCCTGGGTCGGTTCAAAGCCCTGCGGAACCAGCTCATCAAGGACGCGCGGGGTCACGCCGTTTATGACCGCCTGCGGGTCTGCGCCGCCGAGCTTCCACTGCTCTGCATCCACTGCCACCGTTCTCCACTTGTCCGGGCCGTAGCCGTCCTGCGAGCCGACGAGGACGTCTCCCCAGAGGCCGTAGTCCTCGTTTATGGCAATGTACTTCTTCGGGACTTTCACTATCACCGCGTTCTTGACCGGGTCGGCCGAAATCTGCATCTCACCCTGGTAAACGGTTCCGTTCGGGAGGATGATGAGGTTTCCATAGTCCCATCCGGCAATCCTGAAGGCAACGTCCCAGGGATGGTTCGGGTCGAGGTTGACGTTGGCTCCGGGTCCATCCGGGAACATCTTTATGGCGGTGCTGTTGCCGCCGTCCTTGAAGTCCAGGTAGACCTCGATTATCTGGAGGCTGAAGCCGTTCGGTCCGTTCCAGGGGTTGCCTCCAAGGTCCTTGAAGTAGAACTCCATCACGTAGCTGTCGGTCTGCTCGAGCATCCTGAAGCGGAGAAGGTCAAAGGCCCCCTCGACGAAGACCGCGTCCGTTGGGTAGGTGTAGGTTCCGGGCCCGTGGTCGTCCCCTTCAGGGTCTGCGATGTCCGCTATCGTGACTCCCTTGACCTCGGTGGGGAGCTTGAGCTCGATGGGGGTGGTTATTGTTTCGAGCCGTCCGTCCTTGACGGTCGAGACCGCGAAGTAGAAGTCGCTCGGGTTCTTGATGTAATCGAAGGGCACGATGACTTCCACTCCGTCGTTCGTCTGCTCAACGGTTGCGTCTCCAAGCTTCTCGCTCTTCTCGTAGTCGGTGGCACCGTATATCTCAGCCTTTCCGTTCTCGTACACGACGTGCTTGGTTATGAGGAGACCGACGCTGTCGGCGGAGAACGGGAACATCGAGTACCTGAGCTCGCTCGGCCTCTCCTGAAGGAGTGTGAATGTGTTGCCGACGCGCTCATCCTTCTCCCAGATGCTCACCTCGAACCTGTCCAGGTTCCCCCTCACTAGGAAGTGGAGCCCATCGCCGTCGAAATAGACGCTCACGCCGTTTGCCAGCGGGGACATGCTCGAGTAGTTCTTCATCTCCCCCTCCTTGAGGCCGTCGAGGGCCCTGGTGACGTAGGGCTCACCGTCCGGGAAGTAGTTTCCAAAGAGGTAGCTCGGCGGCTCGACTCCGGCCAACTTGTACATCTCGTAGAGGTAGGTCTTCAGGTAGCGGTCGAAGGTGTAGTCCTGCCCGCTGTCCTGGTCGCTTCCGTACCACCAGAACCAGTCGCTCGCCTCGGCGCGAAGCAGATACTCGTGGGCCTTCTCCCAGTCCGCCTGGCTCATGCCGCTCCTGTGCTCCATAAGGGCCTTCCTGGCCATATAGAGCCAGTACCAGCCGTAGTTCTCCTGGGGCTCACCTATCCATGTGGAGAGGGTTCCGTCTATCCAGCTGCTCTCGGGCCACTGCATCTCCTCCTTGACCCCGACGGCGTCGTAGAGGTCGCCGAGGCTCTGAACCTTGAGGAGGGCGTTAACGTTGTCCCCCGTGAGGTCAAGGCGCTCCATCATCTGCGGTGTGAGCCTGTTTGCTTCATCGCCGTAGAGCTGGATGTATTCGCTCGGGGTGAGGGTTCTTATGAGTCCCTGCTCCTGGAGTTCGGTCAGCTTCTTGTAGAGCTCGGTGAGGAAGAGCTCCCCGTCGTAGGGGTAGTGCTCCCACGGGTTCTCGCCGTCGAGGGTGACCACGTAAACCAGCGAGCCGTCGTAGTTCTCCTTCTGGAGCTTGAGGAGCTCGTTCACGAAGTCCTCAACGGCCTGGTACTGGTTCATTCCGCCGTAGTTGAATCCCACGCGGTCGCTGAGAGCGTGGTCGCGCGGGAAGAGGTAGATCTTCTTTCCGTTGAACTCGGCCACCCAGGGCTTGTAGTAGTTCTCAACGGTGTTCTCGACGCCGAGCCTGTCAAGGACGAGCTGGTCGGTCATGACCCAGGTCCAGCCGTTGTCCGCGAGTGTCTCGAGGGTCTTGTCGTTGAGGGCGGACTCGGCGGCCCAGCCTCCCCTGGGAACTGCCGTTCCACCGCCGAGGTACTGCCTGTACAGCTCGTCCGCCCTCTTCACCTGGTCGTCGAAGTCGCCCTCCCAGCCGAAGTCGTTGAGTATCGGCCCTATCGGGTGGGCGTAGGGAACGACCGTGACCTCGACGTTGCCGTTGCCAAGGAGGAGGTTTATCCTCTCGTGCTCCTCGAAGGTGTGGTTGATGAGCCAGAGCTGGGCGTCGAGGACGGTTTTAACGTCCTCCCTGGTGTAGCCGCCCTCATCAACCTTCTTGTAGAGGTCCCTGAGGGCGGGGGTGTCCATTATGTATCTGTAATCTATCCAGGCGAGGTTGAATAGAACCGCGAGGTCGATGTAGTCCTGCTCTGTGAACTCGCCTGTGACCGCCGCCTTCTGCTCCTCGAGCGGCAGGTTGGCGTACTTGGCCTTGGCCTGCATCATCTTGTCCTTCAGCTCCGTGTAGCGATCCCAGGGGTCCCTTATCGGGTTGCCGCTGGGGTCGGTTATCGGCTCGCCGTTCCAGGGGATGGTGTGGTCGAAGAACCCTCCCGGCGCCTGCAGCATGAACCACTTCTCATCGACCGTCAGGGGCTCCCCGTTGGCTATCTTCTCG
The window above is part of the Thermococcus sp. JdF3 genome. Proteins encoded here:
- a CDS encoding glucodextranase DOMON-like domain-containing protein; the encoded protein is MRRVAALFLAFLMVGSLMGVSFKGVGAAEPKPLNVIIVWHQHQPYYYDPVQDVYTRPWVRLHAANNYWKMAHYLSQYPDVHATIDLSGSLIAQLADYMNGKKDTYQIITEKIANGEPLTVDEKWFMLQAPGGFFDHTIPWNGEPITDPSGNPIRDPWDRYTELKDKMMQAKAKYANLPLEEQKAAVTGEFTEQDYIDLAVLFNLAWIDYRYIMDTPALRDLYKKVDEGGYTREDVKTVLDAQLWLINHTFEEHERINLLLGNGNVEVTVVPYAHPIGPILNDFGWEGDFDDQVKRADELYRQYLGGGTAVPRGGWAAESALNDKTLETLADNGWTWVMTDQLVLDRLGVENTVENYYKPWVAEFNGKKIYLFPRDHALSDRVGFNYGGMNQYQAVEDFVNELLKLQKENYDGSLVYVVTLDGENPWEHYPYDGELFLTELYKKLTELQEQGLIRTLTPSEYIQLYGDEANRLTPQMMERLDLTGDNVNALLKVQSLGDLYDAVGVKEEMQWPESSWIDGTLSTWIGEPQENYGWYWLYMARKALMEHRSGMSQADWEKAHEYLLRAEASDWFWWYGSDQDSGQDYTFDRYLKTYLYEMYKLAGVEPPSYLFGNYFPDGEPYVTRALDGLKEGEMKNYSSMSPLANGVSVYFDGDGLHFLVRGNLDRFEVSIWEKDERVGNTFTLLQERPSELRYSMFPFSADSVGLLITKHVVYENGKAEIYGATDYEKSEKLGDATVEQTNDGVEVIVPFDYIKNPSDFYFAVSTVKDGRLETITTPIELKLPTEVKGVTIADIADPEGDDHGPGTYTYPTDAVFVEGAFDLLRFRMLEQTDSYVMEFYFKDLGGNPWNGPNGFSLQIIEVYLDFKDGGNSTAIKMFPDGPGANVNLDPNHPWDVAFRIAGWDYGNLIILPNGTVYQGEMQISADPVKNAVIVKVPKKYIAINEDYGLWGDVLVGSQDGYGPDKWRTVAVDAEQWKLGGADPQAVINGVTPRVLDELVPQGFEPTQEEQLSSYDANDMKLATVRALPLLKQGIVVSDPEGDDHGPGTYTYPTDAVFKPGVFDLLKFKMTEGDDDWTLEFYFRDLGGNPWNGPNGFSLQIIEAYFDFRDGGNISAIKMFPDGPGSNVQLDPHHPWDVALRIAGWDYGNLIILPNGTVYQGEMQISADPVRNAIIVKVPKKYLPNVGEYGLYGAVITGSQDGYGPDKWRPVAVEAEQWKAGGAEADAVINGVAPRVIDELVPEDFSPTQEEQLSSYDAKDMKPATVLMIPLVEGSGGEEPTPTETTSETSSSSTTSTTSSPSQTTTTSPSTTPTTTSSPTTTTTSGGGGICGPAALVGLALLPLLVRRRR
- a CDS encoding ABC transporter ATP-binding protein, producing the protein MAEVKLINVWKQFGEFTAVKDMNLEVKDGEFMILLGPSGCGKTTTLRMIAGLEEPSRGQVYIGDTLVADPEKGIFVPPKDRDIAMVFQSYALYPHMTVYDNIAFPLKLRKVPKAEIDERVREVAEMLGLTEFLKRKPRELSGGQRQRVALGRAIVRKPHVFLMDEPLSNLDAKLRVKMRAELKRLQKQLGVTTIYVTHDQVEAMTMGDRIAVINQGVLQQVGTPDEVYNRPANTFVAGFIGAPPMNFIDATITEDGFADFGEFRLKLLPDQAEVLRDRGLLGKEVTFGIRPEDLYDAMFAQVKIPGENMARAMVEIIENLGSEKIVHLRVGDINFLGAFRSESKVVEGQEVDVVFDMRKVHVFEKGSGKAVF